The genomic stretch ATCGCTTCCTGTTTAATGCAATTCATTCAATTGTTTTTCTATACGCAGAGATGAGGCCGAGGTCGTCGTCTCTGTTTGACCCGAGAGGAATTGCACTCCAGTTTGAATACCTGAAACATATCAATGAAGCATTGATTTTGTTGCAGGAAATCTGAATCAGTTCAGCTGAACCAAAACCTCCACCTGTGATTGTAAAGTCTTAAAAGAAATATGCTCCTAGTCTTTTTCTTTAACGCGTGTAGACCTGTTTATGAACTTCCTGCTTTGTGTCATAAAGAATTATgttgtattatgtattatgcgaaccacacactgatctgatatcTGATCTGTCATTCACATGCTGCTCTGGTCACTGCAGTACACGGCTGACAGAGTGGACAACGTTCacatggggtttttttttttttgaaggcaCAGTTGCATGACAACCTTTGTGCCAGTGTGAGGACAGgtgcattattaatattattaatctctctctcactctctctctctctctctctctctctctctctctcactctctctcattttatCTGCTAGGCATTTGGTAGTAATCCTGATTTTCCATctctttccgtctctctctctctccctctctctttctctttctgtgtctgtctgtctctctctctctttctctttctgtctgtctgtctgtttctctttctgtgtctgtctgtctgtctctctctctctctttctctgtctgtctgtctgtctgtctctctctctctctctctctctctgtctttctgtctgtctgtctgtctgtctgtctgtctctctctctctgtctgtctctctctctctctctcacacacacacacacacacctgcaccatgTTTGTTTCTAATGGAGTCAGAGTCATTTTCTGTGGATTTTCACACATTGAGCTGTAATGTGGAAACTTTTTGTCCTTTTGCGCTCCTCCTCTCACGTTCTGGTGCAAAGCCACATAAACCACGATTCAAATGGTTACAAGAACAGCTGTCTGTGTATCTCAGTCCCTCAGTGTGGCATTATGTGGGTAGGATTTCTGCTCTGATTGTCTCATTAGTAAGTCACCATAGGGactagctatttatttatttatttatttatttatttatttatttatttaatgtttcaaCTTTTCAACTCCACTTCAAAACATTATGCTTGATGAAAAAGTTATTTCCTGAAACTTCTTGTTGCTAATGGCTTCCTGTTAATTATCTAGTGAAATATTTAGTTTAATTAGTTGAATTAATTCTGATTCTGAGTTACAGCCATTATCATGCAGCTCGGTTcacctcttttctttttttcccccctctctctaatTATTCATTCTGTCTGTTCTCCAGACTGCTAGACAACATACACTTTTACCTTACTTTCTTGCCTTCACAggctcttgctctctctttttccaaaAAAGTGaacatctgtgtatatgtgagcAATCTGTGTAAGGCAAGTGACCTGCTTCCGAGAACGCCAGCTCTTACCATGCCTACATAGCAATCACATCTGAGAAACGCTTTCTGGACACACTTTCTTGGTATTAATAAAAGGCTGCGTCCTTGTTGTTCCTTAGGGGGAGATCAGAGTGTTTTGGTGCTGGCTACCATGGCAACTGTTAAATTTTCGTTAATAGTGAACATACAAAGGTCTCTTACAGAGTCGCCTTTTACAATGcaatcgagagagagagagagagagagagagagagagatgtgagctGTGCACACTGGGCCATGAGAATGGATGAGTGCTTCCTGGTcagagaatgagagtgtgtgtgtgtgtgtgtgtgtgtggtaggtgATAGAAATGTTAGTGAATGTATTATGACTTTAATGAAACCCAGACCCTGCCTCTTTATCAAATCAGCTTTAGTAAAATGTCTCCCTAGGTATATCAttgcttgtttatttaagaGCTTGGGCTTAAgttgacgtcacacacacacacacacacacgcgtgccaGATCTTTAAAACCAGACTATGCCAAAAGCAATTTGGACTCTGGATaatgcccccccccctttatcTATTTGATTATtatgaatataaattaaatcAGTAATATAATTTAGAGAGCTGTGTATCCTCAAGCTCAGAGTCAATGTTTTGACAGGGGATTGGTTTTACAAAGAGTCACGATGTGCTCTGGCACTCATTGCGCATTTATATACcagtatcatacacactctGCTTCAGAACAGGCCCTTGGGCAGGTACCTTAACCTGTCTGAGTTGAACGAGGTTgtgctcacatgcacacacacacacacacacacacacacaggcagggtTTCTGGCTTGGGTAAGACTTTCAGAGTTGCAAATATGTTGATTACGTCTATAAAAGGTACTGTGTTTTTAGCTGAAGGCACCTGAGGAGTTTGCAAAGAGGGTGCTTATGTGCCACATTGAAgtatattttgaaatattaaaaattaaacatcAATAATTAGATAATAGTGTGATTAGCTGAGGTATTTAATTAAGCTTGGTCACACTGAAGGATCGTTATTGCTCTAGCTAAATATAAATAGCTTCAGTAGTTAAAGTTAGATAACTTTTTTCCTAGTTAGCTACCAAAATGTCGCACAAGGCGCTGCTAAGATGCTGTTATTAAACATGACTCGCATAATCTAAATATCTAGCTTGATTTTTTTGGCTGGATCTCTAGGGGTCCTTTTGAGACATCAAGACAGACTGCCTCAAGTAAAAGTCCACTTTAGTAAACTCAAGGTCGTGAGCTGAAATTCCAGGACTACCAGAGTGTAATTTTTAAGTAATCTTGCCAAGAAGAGCTGACTTGAGCATTCTTACATCTCACTGCTTTCAAGCTGATTAGTCTTGCAAGCCTACCCTTCAATGTTAGAGTCTTTTACTAATCACACCAAATATTTTGACCATAAACATAGCCAAGAACTGCTTACAGAGACAAAAGTAGAAAAGATGACCGTCATGGCAGATGACTAACCGAGTCTAACCTTTCCCCGTAGCCTGTCAGTAACTTTTTACAGTCTAGTGACCTTATCGTGCTCCAAATTGCACCAGAGGTCATAGCGTCCTGTTCAAAACCAGCGCACAGATGTGCTGGAAGCCAATCAGATTGCAACCTTCAACCTCCAGAATAGTGTTCAAAACATATCAGAGGGTCTGTGTACAGTGGGCGGAGCATCTGGGGTCGAGAGTAATtattttctatctgtctgtctgtgtctgcagtCGGAGCGAGCGGCTGAGGGGATCATTCAGCCGGGCATGATGCAGCGGGGTGGTTCAGACTTATGTCTGGAGTTGGAGGCTGACGCGACTGTTCGAGATGGAACGCGTCCTCGGCTGGGTCTGGACAGCCTGCAGCAGAAGATCCTGAAGGTGACGGAACAGCTGCGTATCGAACAGGCCTTGAGGGACGAGAACGTGGCAGAGTACCTGAAGCTCATTGATACCGCAGACAAGCAGCAAAGCAGTCGCATCAAGCATGTGTTTGAGAAGAAGAACCAGAAGTCTGCGCAGACCATCGCACAGCTGCAACGAAAGCTCGAGCAGTACCACCGAAAGATCAAGGAATGTGACATGGCCGCCTTGGCCAACGGAACCAAACAGACACAGACGCCTGGTAAAGATGTTAAAGAAGCTAAAGATGCATCCAGGGACAGCCTAAAGGACTGCGCCAAGGAGGCAGGGGCCAGAATTGCAAGTGGCCGAAATCAACAGTTGGACAAGGTGAAGACTGTGGGTCCAGGAGTCTCACTCTCGCCACCGTTCTTCTTCAACAAGTCACGAGGCTTCGCCAGCCTCATCCGCAACAAATTCGGCAGCGCCGACAACATCGCACACCTGAAGAGCACAATGGAGACGGGAGGCGGGCTGAGAGCCGAGGGGGCAGGGCGAGCACTGAGCGGCAGCGCCACGCTAACGAGCAAGCCGAAGTATCCGAGCGACGACGAGTGCTCGACAGGCACGTCGGCATCAGCAGAGAGCAGTGGGCACGGCGGGCAGGCTGAGGGCGGACAGGTGGAGAGTGTGAGCAGACTGAACGATGCTCTGGACGAGGTGAGGGAGCTCCGAGAGGCACAAGGTCACCTCACCGAGGACATCGAAAGCCTGAGGAACCAGGCCAAACGTAATTACGGCTTCATCTCTCAGATGTTGCAGGAAGAGCGCTACAGGTACACAAACCATGACGGATGTTAGAATGACATTCACTGGTGGAAAAATCAACAGCACTGAAATTCTTAAAATCCCATGAGTTTTCCAGAACAATCAGGTTACATAAGCATTTGTTTGATGTAGGAAAAGCTGTACTTTGTATTTTTTCAAAAGTTAATCATGTACCAGTTCAATTAATCATAAAAACgagcaaaataaatgtttaaaagttaTATTAGATATGTGAAATTTCTGTgaaagattcatttatttaatttcttttttatctggATAAATCTGAactgaccctcccacactctttaaacacacacagaaaacactccAAGACACGccaagaactgggatgctggagaattctgcttccctttccccaactgcacgcatagccagcagccaatcacaaccgtgattaaatgaatggggcattctgattggccagactcgttcctccagccgtactgtattttgattttcagtatCCCCGCACcacgctttcctaaacaacgctgtacagtatttgatatattattaacattttactttattttaatggatatttatattttgtaattaattattatatttttattaataaattaccttatttcaacataaaaacaattcactacaAGGTTTGCAGATACCCGATATACTGGGAAAATCCACCAAAAACattagttatgttccaaataaaaatccacgTTACACCCGAAccgcgatatagagggggattactgtattacCTTATTTTCAGTCTTCCTGCTGGACACTATcttcatattttcatttttcatgtctcacacactcacacaccccacatgtTTGCGTGTCTCCTCCGGTAGGTGTGAGCGGCTGGAGGATCAGCTGAATGACCTGACTGAGCTGCATCAAAACGAGACCACTAACCTGAAGCAGGAGCTGGCCAGCATCGAGGAGAAAGTAGCTTATCAGGCCTACGAGCGAGCCCGTGACATGCAggtacacaccccacacacagcAGTCTGTCTCAATATAATATGCATCCTGGCAACTACAGTGACAACTACAGTGGAAAAATAATGATGACTGTTGGTTCAGGCAGAAACAAACCTTTGCTGTATAACTCTGTTAACATTAGTGCAGCTTTTTAAACCAGATGCGACCAGCAGAAAGTCGCACTGCAGTAGTCACACATGCTCTAAGCTATGCTTTGTTGAGTAATGCCCTGCATGTGGCTGTTCCTAGAACCCTATTCAGTgtacactcactcatccacacTGGTGACTAATCACCTCTTGACCTCAGTATCATAAGATTCTGTATGACATTTTGGTCAAAAACTTAACTGCATGAAAAACTAAATTGCATGAACTTCACTCCAGGAGGTACTTTATTCTTCTGTGGTTTCATTTCAGGGTAATATTTCAGGGGGGAAAATCTCATTGATCCTCAGTCCTCATCCAGGATTAACAGGGTGAGGGTTAGTGTAGACAGCTGTGGTCATTTATAGCTGTGGACAGTCAGTAAAAGACGTCTTTGTACTCAGACAGAACAAGTTTATAATGAAACGGTTTGACATATCTATTTTAGAAACCACTGTATTTGATTATGACtattgaaaataaagaaaaagaaataaattcagTTAGAAAAAAGCATATATGATCAATCTGTAATAGGCTCACAACAACTTTCTCTGCTGAGTTTATtaggatttattatttatttataaaagatgGCTTAATTATGTCAGAGAAAACTTTAACGTGGAGAACCTTTTGAGCTGTTAGTCAGCGTTGTGTTGGCTTGAATGTCAAATATTTGTCGTCACACATCTCAGAACTTTCATCAATAAAAAACCTTGACATTAAGGTTAAAGCTTGTGTATAGTCAAGAACTGAATTCAGTATGTAATGCTCCGGCTCAACAGAAATGTACATACTTCACAGAATAAAAACTAGAAAAATTCCTGCGTCTATGGCTCAGGAATTAAAACCAGCCCATGGTATGCTAATAAAAATGTGACTGCAGTTCCACAGTCTGTAAATTGTTCCTTTTGGAAACATGCCTGTGTTCAGCTCAGCAGGCCCGTGGCATTAGGAGATGCTCTTTGGTGTTTGTTTACCAACGGACTGCTCATTCTTTATTTTCCCTCTTTGTGTTTCCAGTCAAATGTTCTGCCTCACTGACTCAATGTGCCTCACAGTATCCgcctttctatctctctcacactcattagCTGCAAATGTACTTCACTTTCGCCATGtgtacgtgcacacacacacacacgcacgcgcacacacacacacacacacacagcagttggCACTGAGCACAGAACTCAACTTAAGTAgatcaagtgaagtgaagcagTAATGCACAGCAGCGTTAAACAGACTTATGAGCTCTGTATCTCTTTAAAActgtctgctgtctgtctgtgtgatttAATGTATAATAAGGGCTTTTAGATCATAACAAAGATATTTACACATCTAGAAAATCCAGAAGAGTGGTATTGGAAACATTTGTTTAATGTGTAGTCAGTTCTGGACACAGTATCACATGGTGTGTTCCTGCCCCATGTTGGAATCCcacactttctgtctttctctcatttgTCTGTCTGACATTTTCTCTTCGTGTCTTCTCCCGTCTCTGTAGGAGGCATTAGAGGCGTGTCAGACGAGGCTCAGTAAGTTGGagttgcagcagcagcagcaacagttGGTGCAGCTGGAGAGCACCGATGCCAAAGTGCTCCTTGGAAAGTGCATCAACATCATGCTGGCCATCGCCACGGTGATCCTGGTGTGCGTCTCTACAGCGGCCAAGTTCACTGCGCCGCTACTACGCAGCCGGTTGCACGTGCTCGCGACTTTGGCATGCATGTGTTTACTTGCACTCGGTTGGAGCCACTGGGAgcatgttcagtgtgtggtggaGCAGATTCTTCTGACAAGATGAAGGAggctacgtgtgtgtgtgtgtgtgaatgtgtgtgtgttttcagactgTGACTTGGGACACTGGAACACGGGTCAGGAGGAACTATTTGGATCttgtgtcttttgtgtgtgtgtgtgtgtgtatgtgtgtgtttatctgctcCAGGACTCTGCAGGAGGTGTTTCCATCTCAGtaattgtactgtattgttCACTCTGGTTCATGCAACATGCAAATGTGCAGGAATTCACAGAAATCCAAGGGAACCTGCTTTATAATGAGGTTAATATCCTTCCCGTTGACCACAATATGCAGTTCACAGTAGAAATGATTGGTTGTGTTCCaatgtttacttttactttgGCAGAATTTCTATACTGTTCAATGTGAAGTGGGTAGAGCTAACCTGAGATAAGGGTTAGATAAGCTTTACTCTCACCAATGACAAGCAGTCTAGGGAGAGAAAGCAAAATGTAGCAAGCGGCATCTACTGTGTTGAATGTGTGATGGAGTAGGGTGTTGGGTTGACGTCCAGATCCTGAACAAAGATGTGTAATAAGCATGTATGTTCTAAGAATACAGGATAAGGTCATACTCACTCTGACAGCTGTCTTAACAGCAAGTTAAACTGGTGTCTGAGCAGCACTTACATTTGTGTGGAATTTGTAATATTAAAGCTTAATTTGTTAAGCTTTTCAAGTTCGACGTCATAAAAGATAtcctttgttttattaatattttaacactATTCCATAGGAATTGAATAGTCAGGATACGGTTATGGTGCATTGAgggatttttgtttatttaagtaaaTCACTCCTGGTGGTCGAATCCTTCAAACTCTGTCAGTGATCAAGTTTTGAACTGTTATAAAGACCTGGTGTAAATATGTCCACCCGCACCTCGTGTGCTGACAGCGTTTGTTTCTTTCTGGACCGCTTTTCCTTTAGAGCAGGAATAAA from Hemibagrus wyckioides isolate EC202008001 linkage group LG19, SWU_Hwy_1.0, whole genome shotgun sequence encodes the following:
- the tmcc3 gene encoding transmembrane and coiled-coil domain protein 3, which gives rise to MSERAAEGIIQPGMMQRGGSDLCLELEADATVRDGTRPRLGLDSLQQKILKVTEQLRIEQALRDENVAEYLKLIDTADKQQSSRIKHVFEKKNQKSAQTIAQLQRKLEQYHRKIKECDMAALANGTKQTQTPGKDVKEAKDASRDSLKDCAKEAGARIASGRNQQLDKVKTVGPGVSLSPPFFFNKSRGFASLIRNKFGSADNIAHLKSTMETGGGLRAEGAGRALSGSATLTSKPKYPSDDECSTGTSASAESSGHGGQAEGGQVESVSRLNDALDEVRELREAQGHLTEDIESLRNQAKRNYGFISQMLQEERYRCERLEDQLNDLTELHQNETTNLKQELASIEEKVAYQAYERARDMQEALEACQTRLSKLELQQQQQQLVQLESTDAKVLLGKCINIMLAIATVILVCVSTAAKFTAPLLRSRLHVLATLACMCLLALGWSHWEHVQCVVEQILLTR